In a single window of the Deinococcus aetherius genome:
- the hisD gene encoding histidinol dehydrogenase yields the protein MQVLQGDAARAALTRSFSEIPVPESVLDRNEALYGERLTPTQVAQRILADVRERGDDALRDWTEKVDGFRPDTLEVSREEIEAATVEPDLHDAIRLAVDRVRSFHERQPAHGFLEHGPDGALGQLVRPLGRVGVYVPGGLAPLVSSLIHTAVPARVAGVPEIVVTTPPARDGAVHPAILVAAREVGVSRVFRVGGAQGIAALAYGTASIPAVDKIAGPGNLFVVIAKRLVYGQTGIESLPGPTETLVVADDSADPRYVAADLLAQAEHLGAEPVLVSTSKGLLVEVQNQVSGQLEALPEPNRSWARDSVLSRMKIVLAADLDEALDLANLYAPEHLCLLTRDPWSLLGRVRRAGGVFLGEASMEALGDYVAGPSHVMPTGGTARFMSPVNVRDFQNIISVVGVNESALSRIGPAAAVLARAEGLEAHARAIESRLTPEVPGAHPEATLEVLEEEVESGRGVRETDRLGPL from the coding sequence ATGCAAGTCCTGCAAGGTGACGCCGCCCGCGCGGCCCTGACCCGAAGTTTTTCCGAGATTCCCGTGCCCGAGAGCGTCCTCGACCGCAACGAGGCGCTCTACGGCGAACGCCTGACCCCCACCCAGGTCGCCCAGCGCATCCTCGCCGATGTCCGAGAACGCGGCGACGACGCCCTGCGCGACTGGACGGAGAAGGTGGACGGCTTCCGCCCGGACACGCTGGAAGTGTCGCGCGAGGAGATCGAGGCAGCGACGGTCGAGCCCGACCTCCACGACGCCATCCGGCTCGCGGTGGACCGCGTCCGGTCCTTCCACGAGCGGCAGCCCGCCCACGGCTTCCTGGAGCACGGGCCGGACGGCGCCCTCGGGCAACTCGTGCGCCCGCTCGGCCGGGTGGGGGTGTACGTGCCGGGCGGCCTCGCGCCTCTGGTCAGCAGCCTGATCCACACGGCGGTCCCGGCGCGGGTGGCGGGCGTCCCCGAGATCGTCGTGACCACGCCGCCAGCGCGGGACGGCGCGGTCCACCCCGCCATCCTGGTCGCGGCGCGCGAGGTGGGGGTGAGCCGGGTGTTCCGCGTGGGCGGCGCGCAGGGGATTGCAGCCCTGGCCTACGGAACCGCCAGCATCCCGGCCGTGGACAAGATCGCGGGGCCCGGCAACCTCTTCGTGGTGATCGCCAAGCGGCTGGTGTACGGGCAGACCGGCATCGAGAGCCTGCCCGGCCCCACCGAGACCCTCGTCGTGGCGGACGACAGCGCCGACCCGCGTTACGTGGCCGCCGACCTCCTCGCGCAGGCGGAGCACCTGGGGGCCGAACCCGTCCTCGTCTCCACCAGCAAGGGGCTGCTCGTGGAGGTGCAAAACCAGGTAAGCGGCCAGCTCGAAGCCCTGCCCGAACCCAACCGCAGTTGGGCGCGCGACAGTGTGCTGAGCCGGATGAAGATCGTCCTCGCCGCCGATCTGGACGAGGCGCTCGACCTCGCCAACCTGTACGCCCCCGAACACCTCTGCCTGCTGACGCGCGACCCGTGGAGCCTGCTCGGGCGGGTGCGGCGGGCGGGCGGCGTCTTTCTCGGCGAGGCGAGCATGGAGGCGCTGGGCGATTACGTCGCCGGGCCCAGCCACGTCATGCCCACCGGGGGCACGGCCCGCTTCATGAGCCCCGTCAACGTCCGCGACTTCCAGAACATCATCAGCGTCGTCGGCGTCAATGAATCCGCCCTGAGCCGCATCGGCCCCGCCGCCGCCGTCCTCGCCCGCGCCGAGGGGCTGGAGGCCCACGCCCGCGCCATCGAGAGCCGCCTGACCCCGGAAGTGCCCGGCGCCCACCCCGAGGCGACGCTGGAGGTGCTGGAGGAAGAGGTGGAGTCGGGGCGGGGAGTGAGGGAGACGGACAGGTTGGGGCCGCTGTAA